GTGCGTGCCGAGCGCCTTGTGGACCTCGAAGAAGCCCTTGACCTCGTCGAGCACATCGTCGAAGCGGCGGGTCTTGTGGCCGGAGGCCGCCTCGAAGGTGTTGCCGTGCATCGGGTCGGTCACCCAGGCCACCGTGGCGCCGGAGGCCGTGACCTTGTCGACCAGCTCGGGGAGCTTGTCGCGGACCTTGTCGGCGCCCATACGGACGACGAAGGTCAGCCGGCCCGGCTCGCGCTCCGGGTCGAGCTTGTCGATGTACTGCAGCGCCTCGTCGACCGTGGTCGTCGGGCCGAGCTTCACACCGATCGGATTGCGGATCCGCGCGGCAAACTCGATGTGCGCGCCGTCCAGCTGGCGGGTGCGCTCACCGATCCAGACCATGTGGCCCGAGACGTCGTACAGATCGCCGGTACGGGAGTCCACGCGGGTCAGCGCCGACTCGTAGTCCAGCAGCAGCGCCTCGTGGGAGGCATAGAACTCGACCGTGCGGAACTCCGCCGGGTCGGTGCCGCAGGCCTTCATGAAGTTCAGCGCGTTGTCGATCTCGCGGGCGAGCTGCTCGTAGCGCTGACCGGAGGGCGACGTCTTCACGAAGTCCTGGTTCCAGGCGTGCACCTGCCGCAGGTCGGCGTAACCGCCGGTGGTGAAGGCACGCACCAGGTTGAGCGTCGCGGAGGAGGCGTTGTACATCCGCTTCAGGCGCTCGGGGTCCGGGATACGGGCCGCCTCGGTGAAGTCGAAGCCGTTGACGGAGTCGCCCCGGTAGGTCGGGAGCGTCAGGCCGTCGCGGGTCTCGGTCGGCTTGGAGCGCGGCTTGGAGTACTGGCCCGCGATCCGGCCGACCTTCACCACCGGGACGGACGCGGCGTAGGTGAGCACCGCGCCCATCTGGAGGAGGGTCTTCAGCTTGTTGCGGATCTGGTCGGCGGAGACCGCGTCAAAGGCCTCGGCGCAGTCGCCGCCCTGCAGCAGGAACGCCTCGCCCTTGGCGACGGCTCCCAGTCGGGCGCGCAGCTGGTCGCACTCGCCCGCGAAGACGAGCGGCGGATACGACTCGAGGTCCGCGATCACATCGCGCAGGGCCTCGGCATCGGGGTACTCGGGCTGCTGCGCCGCGGGAAGGTCTCGCCAGGTGTTGCCACCGGCAGCGGTGGTCTTAGCGTTCACGGTCACGCCGTCAACATTACGGGGTCTCTGCGGACGTACCTCCGACCGCCCACCAAATGAGACAGGAGTGGACTCGGAGCACGACTGCTGCCCGTATCGGATCCGGCTCGGATCCGGGCGCATTCCTCAGTGCGGCTCGAGGATCGGCTCGCCCGTCACGGGCGGTCCGGCGGCGCGGTACGCCGGGGCCGCCAGGACCGCCGGGTCGTCGCCGGCCGCGTCACAGCCACTCCCTACAGCCACCCCCGGACGCGCTGCGGATCCGCGGGCTGATGCGTTATGGTCGGCGTCATGTTCGCGCAACCGACTCAGAACTGGTGGTGGACCGCTCATCCGGCGGCCCACTGACTGCGCGTACACCCAGTCGCGAAGGCCGCCCGAGGGGCGGCCTTCAGTGTTTCCCGGGGTCCCGGGACAGCGGCCGTTCCTCCCACTCGGAAGGAACACGACCATGCTCATCAGCCGGCTGCTGGACGACGACGGCCCGCCCTTCGCCCTGCTGCGCAGGCGCACCCCCGGCCACGACCACGACACCGTCGAGGTCCTGATCGGCACCGTCCACGAGGCCGAGCGGCTCGCCGACATCCCGGTCGGCGACCGCCCCTCACTCGCCCTGGTCCCGTTCCGCCAGATCAGGGAACGCGGCTTCGACGTACGCGACGACGGGACGCCACTGACCGTGCTCGTCGCCGACGAGTGCCATGAACTCCCTCTCGCCGAAGCCCTGGAGAGACTCCCCGCGCACGACGTACGGGTCGAGGACGGAGCCTTCGACGTCGACGACGAGGAGTACGCGGGCATCGTCCGGCGCGTCATCGAGGACGAGATCGGACAGGGCGAGGGCGCGAACTTCGTCATCCGCCGTACGTACACCGGCAGGATCCCGGGCTTCGGCCGGGCCGACGCGCTGGCGCTGTTCCGGAGGCTGCTGGCCGGCGAGCGCGGCGCGTACTGGACCTTCGTCGTGCACACCGGAAACAGGGGGCCCGAAGGGCCTTCCCCCGATGGGCGGCGGCGGGAGGCGGGCGGGCGCACCCTGGTCGGCGCCTCCCCCGAGGTCCATGTCCGGATGAGCGGCGGCACCGTCGTGATGAATCCGATCAGCGGGACGTACCGCTATCCGCCCGAGGGTCCGACCCCCGAGGCGCTGCTCGGCTTCCTGGACGACCGCAAGGAGCGCGAGGAGCTCTCCATGGTCGTCGACGAGGAGCTGAAGATGATGTGCACCGTCGGCGACATGGGCGGTGTCGTCATCGGGCCGCGGCTCAAGGAGATGGCTCATCTCGCGCACACCGAGTACGAGTTGCGGGGGCGCTCGTCGCTCGATGTACGGGAGGTGCTGAAGGAGACCATGTTCGCGGCGACGGTCACCGGATCGCCGGTACAGAACGCCTGCCGTGTCATCGAGCGCCATGAGGTGGGCGGCCGCGGCTACTACGCGGGCGCGCTGGCGCTGATCGGCAGGAGCGCGGGTGGCGGGCGGGAAGGACAGGTCGGCGCGCAGACCCTCGACTCGCCCATTCTCATCCGCACCGCCGACATCGACGCCGATGGTTCCCTGCGGGTACCGGTCGGGGCGACCCTGGTACGGCACTCCGACCCGGCGGGCGAGGTCGCCGAGACGCACGCCAAGGCGGCCGGGGTACTGGCCGCGCTGGGGGTGCGTCCCGGGCGGCCGCAGGAGCAGGCCGAACGCCCGAAGCTCGCCGACGATCCGCGGGTGCGGGCCGCCCTGGACGCCCGTCGCGCCGACCTCGCGCCCTTCTGGCTGCGGATGCAGGAGCGCTGCGCCCAGCTGACCGGCCATGCCCTGGTCGTCGACGCCGAGGACACCTTCACCGCGATGCTGGCGCACCTGCTGCGCTCCTCGGGCCTGGAGGTGACGGTCCGGCGGTACGACGAACCGGGCCTGCGGGAGACGGTGCGCGCCCATGAGGGACCGGTGGTGCTCGGTCCCGGCCCCGGCGATCCCGCCGATGCCGGTGACCCGAAGATGCGCTTCCTGCGTGCGCTCGCCGCCGATCTGCTGCGCGAGCACCGCCACGGTCTGCTGGGCGTCTGCCTCGGCCATGAGCTGATGGCGGCCGAACTGGGCCTGGAGATCGTACGGAAGGACGCACCGCACCAAGGGGCGCAGGAGCGGATCGACTTCTTCGGGCGCGAGGAGACGGTGGGGTTCTACAACAGCTTCACCGCGCGCTGCGACGAGAAGACCGCCGCGGAGCTGGCAACGCACCGCATCGAGCTCAGCCGCGACGAGGCGAGCGGGGAGGTGCACGCGATGCGCGGTCCGGGCTTCGCCGGTCTGCAGTTCCACCCGGAATCGGTGCTCACGACGGACGGGGCGGCGCTCACCGCGGCACTGCTCGCGGGCGTGCTCGTCGGTTGATCAGCGGTGGGACCAGGGGTATGGGCCGGACAAGGCGCATAACGGCCCATACCCAGGGCTCGCCGTGCCGAGTGGTCAGCCGAAGAAGACCCCGACCTCCTCGTACAGCTTCGGGTCGACCGTCTTGAGCCTGGCCGTCGCCTCGGCGATCGGGACGCGCACGATGTCCGTGCCCTGCAGCGCGACCATCTTGCCGAAGTCCCCGTCCCGCACCGCGTCGATGGCGTGCAGACCGAAGCGGGTGGCCAGCCAGCGGTCGAAGGCACTGGGGGTGCCGCCGCGCTGGACATGGCCGAGGACGGTGGTGCGGGCCTCCTTGCCGGTACGCCGCTCGATCTCCTTGGCCAGCCACTCGCCGACGCCGGAGAGCCGGACATGACCGAAGGAGTCGAGCGTGCCGTCCTTGAGGACCGCCTCGCCGTCCTTGGGCATGGCGCCCTCGGCGACCACGACGATCGGGGCGTAACTGGCCTTGAAACGCGAGGTCACCCAGGCACAGACCTGGTCGACGTCGAAGCGCTGCTCCGGGATGAGGATCACATTGGCGCCGCCGGCCAGACCGGAGTGGAGCGCGATCCAGCCCGCGTGGCGCCCCATCACCTCGACGACCAGGACGCGCATATGTGATTCGGCGGTGGTGTGGAGCCGGTCGATGGCCTCGGTCGCGATGCCGACCGCCGTGTCGAAGCCGAAGGTGTAGTCGGTGGCGGACAGGTCGTTGTCGATGGTCTTGGGCACCCCGACGCATTTGATGCCGTACTCGTCGTGGAGCCGCGCCGCGACACCGAGGGTGTCCTCGCCGCCGATCGCGATCAACGCGTCCACCTCGGCCTTGGCGAGGTTGTCCTTGATCCGGCGGATGCCGTTCTCCGCCTTGAGGGGGTTGGTGCGCGAAGAGCCGAGGATGGTGCCGCCGCGGGGCAGAATGCCGCGTACGGCCGGGATGTCGAGTGGAACCGTGTCGCCTTCGAGGGGTCCGCGCCAGCCGTCGCGATAGCCGACGAATTCGTACGCGTACTCCTGCACGCCCTTGCGGACGACGCCACGGATGACCGCATTGAGCCCGGGGCAGTCGCCGCCCCCGGTCAGTACTCCGACGCGCATGGAAGATTCCCTTCGCCTGGTGAGCCGTAGGACCGCCACGCTAATGGTGATCCAGGTCACTACGGGATGGGACGAAAGGTCAATTCCTGTACGTCATGCGGAGGTTGACGCCCGGCTTTCACTCGTACGAGTAGGGGGCGGGGGTTACGCGTCGTCGAGCCCCCGCTCAATGGCGTACCGCACGAGCTCCACGCGGTTGTGCAACTGGAGCTTGCCGAGGGTGTTCTGGACGTGGTTCTGGACGGTGCGGTGCGAGATGACCAGACGCTCGGCGATCTGTTTGTACGAGAGCCCCTTGGCGACCAGCCGCAGCACCTCGGTCTCGCGCTCGGTCAGCTGGGGGGCCTTCGGCTCGTCGCCGCCGGACGCGGGTACGGGCTCGGAGGCGAGCCGGCGGTACTCACCGAGCACGAGACCGGCGAGGCCCGGTGTGAAGACCGGATCACCGACGGCGGTGCGCCGCACGGCGTCCGTCAGCTCCTCCGTACTGGCCGACTTGAGCAGATACCCGGTGGCGCCGGACTTCACCGCTTCCAGTACGTCGGCGTGCTCGCCGCTCGCGGAGAGGACCAGGACCCGCAGCGCCGGGTGGGAGCCGACGAGCTCCTTGCAGACCTGGACGCCGGGCATCCCGGGCAGATTGAGGTCGAGGACGAGAACGTCGGGCGCGACGGCCTTGGCCCGGCGCACGGCCTGCGGTCCGTCGCCCGCCGTCGCCACCACGTCGAACCCGGCCGCGGCCAGGTCGCGGGCGACCGCGTCCCGCCACATCGGGTGGTCGTCGACGACCATCACCCTGATCGTCTGCCGGTCCGTCTGCGGGTCCGTCCGACCGCCCGCCTGCTGGTTCGTCATGTGCCTGCCTTCCCCCGTGGAACCTTCAATTCGACTTCTGTGCCCTGGCCCGGCACCGAGAGCAGCTCGGCCCTGCCGCCCAGCTCCCGCAGCCGCCCGCGGATCGAGAGCGCGACACCGAGCCGCCCCTCCCCCTCGGCCTGCGCGAGCCTGCCCTCCGGGATGCCCGGCCCGTCGTCCCGTACCGTCACGATCACTTCTTCGGGCCAGTCCTCGACGAGGATCCAGGCCTGGGCGTCGTCACCCGCATGTCTGCGGACATTGTCCAGTGCGGCACTGACAGCGGCCGCGAGCTCCGCCGCCGCGCCGGCCGGCAGCAGCACCGGGGCGCCCGGCTCCGACAAGGTGACCCTCGACCCGGCGTGCCGGGCGAGCAGCGAGCGCAGATCGCACAGTTCGGGCCCGTGCGGCGGAGCGTCTTCGACGTCGACGGTACGGACCACGGCGCCGAGCGAGATGTCCTCGGAGGCGCGGGTGGTGGGCACCAGACCGCTGGAGACCAGGGTGCGCAGGGCGACCTCCTGCTCCCCGGCCATTCTGCCCAGCTCGGCGGCCTCGCCGCCCAGTGCCGTACCGCGCCGCTGCACCATCGCCAGCACCTGGAGCACGCTGTCGTGGATGTCGCGGGCCAGCCGTTCCCGCTCGCGGGTCGCAGCCTCGATCTCCAGAGCGCGGGCGAGGGTGAGCTCGGAGGCCCGCGCGACCTCGACGACGTAACCGATGGCGATGGAGGCGACCCAGACCAGCAGGACGTTGTGGAAGGTGTCCCGGCTGGGGTGGCCGCGCTCGACGATATTGGCGACGGCGACGAACGAGGACGCGAAGCCCGCCCAGCGCCAGCCGCCCTTGATGGCGAAGGCGAGCACGGATCCGGCGGTCCATATCGTCGGCAGGGTGGGGCCGTCGACGGTCTGTGCCTGGGCGTCGGCGAGCGGCGTGAGCATGATGCCGGTCAGCGCGATGGCGAGGTCGGCGCCGAGGAAGCGTTTGGTGCAGCGGGTGGCGTTGGTGACCTTGGGGAGCGTGACCAGCGTCCAGACGGTCATCACCGCGAGGAAGGCGACCGCCACCCAGGGATGCTCGAACTTGCCGCGGGTGAAGACGAAGAGGAGCACCGCGTAGATCATCGTCAGTACGCGGTAGGCGGCGAGCGCACGCCACAACGGCAGCTCGACCGACATCCGCACTACATGCTCGCGCTTGGCCATTTCCCCCACCCCCCGGGACGGACAACGCGGCTACGCGGCCGGGCGTTCCGTCTTCTCTGCCTTGTCCGCCTTCGCCGCCGCCTTCTCGGCCTTCTCCGCCGCCGCCTTCTCCTCCGCGAGCTGTCGCTTCGCGGCGGTCGCGTAGATGTCGACGTACTCCTGGCCGGAAAGCTTCATGATCTCGTACATGACCTCGTCGGTGACCGAGCGGAGGATGAAGCGGTCGCTCTCCATGCCGTGGTAGCGGCTGAAGTCGAGCGGTTTGCCGATCCTGATCCCCGGGCGCATCAGCTTGGGTATCACCTTGCCGGGCGGCTGGATCTTCTCGGTGTCGATCATCGCGACCGGGATGACCGGAGCGCCGGTGGCGAGTGCCACGCGCGCGAGGCCACCCGGCTTGCCGCGGTAGAGGCGGCCGTCCGGCGAGCGGGTGCCCTCCGGGTAGATACCGAACAGACCGCCGCTCTGGATGACCTCTATACCGGCCTTGATCGCCGCCTCACCCGCGCCGCGGGCACCCGAACGGTCCACCGGGAGCTGTCCGACGCCCTTGAAGAAGGCAGCGGTGAGCTTGCCCTTCACTCCGGGCGAGGTGAAGTACTCCGCCTTGGCGATGAAGGTGACCTTGCGGTCCAGGACCGCGGGCAGGAAGAACGAGTCCGAAAAAGACAGGTGGTTGCTCGCGAGGATCGCCGGTCCCTCCGCGGGAATGTTCTCGAGGCCCTCCACCCAAGGCCTGAAGGCAAGCTTCAGCGAGCCCCCTATGGAGAACTTCATTGCGCCGTAGATCAACTCGAATGCCTCCTGTGTGCTGTCGAACAGACCTTATCCCGTGGTCGGTCCGTGCTACCCGCTCCGGGGGGCCTACGGACCTGGTCGGTGTCAGTCCGGTCGCGTACGGTGAACTACACCCTCAGACACTCACGCTGTGACCTACCGGGGCTGTCACATCAGCGGCTTCGCCGTGGGCCCCGAACACCGAAAGGAGACCCCGGTGCCGGTCCTCCCTGGAGCCGAGCCGTTCCGCCACGAAGGCGGAGAGGTCGGCGTACTTCTCTGCCACGGCTTCACCGGTTCCCCGCAGTCGCTGCGTCCCTGGGCCGACCATCTCGCGGAGCGCGGTCTCACGGTGTCCCTGCCGCTGCTGCCCGGACACGGCACGCGCTGGCAGGACATGCAGGTCACCGGCTGGCAGGACTGGTACGCGGAGGTGGACCGCGAACTGCGGGTGCTGCTGGAGCGGTGCAGTCAGGTCTTTGTCTTCGGGCTCTCGATGGGCGGGGCGCTCGCACTGCGGCTCGCCGCGAAGCACGGGGACGCGGTCAGTGGAATCGTCGTGGTGAACCCGGCGAACAAGGTGCACGGCCTGGCGGCGTACGCCCTGCCGGTCGCCCGCCACTTCGTGCGCACGACCAAGGGGGTGACGAGCGATATCGCCCTCGCGGGCTCGGAGGAGGTCGGGTACGACCGGGTGCCGATGCACGCCGCGCACTCGCTGCGGCAGTTCTTCCGGCTGGTGGACGGCGAGCTGCCGCAGGTCACTCAGCCGATGGTGCTGCTGCACAGCCCGCAGGACCATGTGGTGCCGCCCGTCGACTCGGCCCGGATCCTCAGCCGGGTCTCGTCCACGGATGTTTCGGAGATCCTCCTGGAACAGAGTTACCACGTGGCGACGTTGGACCACGATGCGGAGCGGATTTTCGACGAGAGTTACGCGTTCATCGGCCGGCTCGCTCCGAGTGTCGGGAAGAAGGGGAGCACCACCGGTGGCTGAGCAGCACGACGCGGACCGTGAGCCGCAGCCGATAGACGAGGAGGCCGCCTGGGCGGCCATCGTCGCCGGGTACGGCGACGAGCCGACAGACCCGCCGGGGGCGAAGCCGTTCAAGTCGGTGGAGGACCTCGCCATGCTCGCGGGCGAGGTGAACGAGGCTCCCAAGGCTCCGGAGGACGACCCGACCCCGGAGTCCGAGCCCGGCTCCGGTGCGGACAGGCCCGCCCTGGGCAGCTCGATCACCTTCGCGCCCGGGGTCGGCGGCCCGCGCGACTACGGCGTGGCCGAGGCGAAGGACGACGACCTCGACGAGAGCGACGAGGGCCACTTCGTACCGCCGGAGCCGCCGCCGCTGCCGGATGCCGATGTCACGGCCAAGTTCGCCTGGCTCGCGGTCGTCGGCGGTCCGGTACTGATGCTTGTCGCCGTGCTGCTGCAGTGGGACATGACATGGTGGCTGACCACGCTGTGCGTCGGCGGCTTCCTGGGCGGTTTCGCGACCCTGGTGGCGCGGATGTCCCACGATGACGATGAGGACGACGACCCGGGCCGCGGCGCGGTCGTCTGAATGACTCTTCCGCTGATTCCTTTCTGCTGATCTCTCTCTTGTCTGTCGATTTCCCTCCGCCGGGACTCAGTCTGATTTCCCTCCGCCGGGACTCCGTCCGCCGGTCGCGGTTCAGGCGGCACGCGCTCCGACCGCGGGGACGCGCAGCGCCGCCAGCACCGGCAGATGGTCCGTCGCCGCGCGCAAGTCGGACGCGGTGATGCCCGGGAGGTCCAACGGCACTCCGCAGCCCAGCACTTCGACACCTTCGGTCGCGAAGATCGCGTCGATCCGCTGATGCGGGTTCTCGGGTGTCGAGGTGTGCTCACCACCCCATGGCGCGACCGCCCAGCAGTCCTGCAGTTCCGCCGCCAGCCGGCGAAAGCTCCGCCCGGTGGGCCGGTCGTTGAGGTCGCCGGCCGCAATCGCGTACGGCACGTCCATCGCCGTCAGCCGGTCCAGCAGCATCCCGGACTGTGCAAAGCGCTCGTCCGTCTGCAGGCTCAGATGGCAGCTCAGCAGCCCGATCCGGGCACACCCGATCCGTACCACCGCGGTGGCGAAGCCCCGCCGGTGCAGACCCGGGGTGTGCGGCAGGAGCACATCCTCCGTACGCTCCACGGTCGCGCGCAGTGAGCAGAGCAGCATCGGCCCGGTCGCGGTCGCTCCGCCGGACAGCATCACAAGCTCACTCCTGGCAGCGAGCCGCGCCGCGTGCTTGCGCCAGCGGAAGAAGCGCGGGGCCTCCTGGACGAACACGAGGTCGGGCCGGCAGGCACGGATGACCCGGACCAGTGCGTCCTCGTCGTCGCGCATCGAGCGGATGTTGTAGCTGAGTACCCGGATCACGGCCGAACCGTCCGGCTCGGTGCGGGAGTCGGGAATCCCGGTGATCGCCATGTGAGCAAGATACGTCGGTGCGGGCCTTTTCCGGGGCTTCGCCCCGGACCCCGGACCACAATCGCCGGGCGGGCCGGTATTCGGCCCGCCCGGCGATTGCGGAGAGAAAACGGTTCAGGTCGGAAACTAGCCCTGGCGCGCCAGGTCCGCCGCGCCCACCAGGCCCGCCTTGCCGCCCAGTTGGGCCGCCAGCACCTGGGCGTGCGGGCGCCACTGGCCGCCGATCAGCCAGCGGCGGAAGGACTTGCGGATCGGGTCGAGGACCAGCTCGCCCTCGTCCGAGACACCGCCGCCCACGATGAACGCCGACGGGTCGAAGAGCGAGGCCAGATCGGCCAGGCCCGCGCCCGCCCAGCGCGCCAGTTCACGGAAGGAGTCGATCGCGACCGGGCAGCCCTGCCGGGCGGCCGTGCTGATGTGCTTGCCCTCGATGCCTTCCACCGTGCCGTCGCCGAGCCCGAGGAGCAGCGCGGCGTTCTCCGGAGTGGCGTTGGCGCGCTGCTTGGCGTAGCGGACGAGGGCCCGCCCCGAGGCGTACTGCTCCCAGCAGCCCTGGCTGCCGCAGCCACACAGCAGACCGTCCGGGACCACCCGGATGTGGCCGAACTCCGCGGCCACGCCGAAATGCCCGCGGCGCAGCTTGTTACCGATGATGATGCCGCCGCCGAGACCGGTGCCGAGCGTAATGCAGATGACGTCTTCGTGGCCCTGACCGGCGCCGAAGCGATACTCGCCCCAGGCGGCCGCGTTGGCGTCGTTCTCCACGACCACCGGCATCCCGACGCGCTGCTCGACCTTGTCCTTGAGCGGTTCGTGGCGCCAGTCGATGTTCGGCGCGAACAGGACGGTGGCGCGCTTGTCGTCCACGTATCCGGCGGCACCGATGCCGACGGCCTCGATGACGTGCCCCTTGCCGGCCCCGGCGACAGCAGCGCAGATCGCGTCGACGATCGCCGGGGGCGTCGACGGGGTGGGCACCTTGTGCGTCTCGAGAATGGTGCCCTCTTCGTCGACGACCCCCGCCGCGATCTTCGTGCCGCCGATATCGACGCCGATGGTGAGTCCCATGTGTCCCTCAGTTTTCGGTCGAGCCCCGCTAAGGCCAACCGTACCCGAGGGCGGGCACCGTCCCGTGTCAGTCCAGGTCGACGTGCTCGCTCGGCCCCGGGCCCTCGTCCCGCGGGTCCTTGGCGTCGGCGGAGGAGTTCGGCCCCTGTGTCCAGCGTCGCTCATGCCCCTCGACCGCGGATCGATAGGCGGCGAGCAGCTCGCCGCCGGCCGCCGCGAGGTGGTCGAAGATCTCCGGGTTGCGCTCGATGACCGGCTCGACGGCGGACTTCGCCTGGTTGACCAGCTGCTGCACGGCGTTCTGCGCGGCCATGCCGGGCAACGACGTCTGGAACGAGGAGACCTTGTCGGCGACCGCGTCGAGCAGTTTGCGCAGCTCCTCGCCCGCGGAGCCGGGCGTCGCCCCGGACTGCGCGCGGCGGCGGGCCTTCTCCGCCTCCAGGTCCTCGGCGCACGCCTTGGCCCAGGCGTCGTCGTCGACGGCGGGACGCTCAGTGGCATCGCTCATGGCGTACTCCTGCGGAAGGGCGGGCGGAACGGAGGGTTCGTACCCTCGACGTTACCCGAATGGAGGCGCCGCGTTCAGCGGGC
This portion of the Streptomyces sp. NBC_01750 genome encodes:
- a CDS encoding alpha/beta hydrolase is translated as MPVLPGAEPFRHEGGEVGVLLCHGFTGSPQSLRPWADHLAERGLTVSLPLLPGHGTRWQDMQVTGWQDWYAEVDRELRVLLERCSQVFVFGLSMGGALALRLAAKHGDAVSGIVVVNPANKVHGLAAYALPVARHFVRTTKGVTSDIALAGSEEVGYDRVPMHAAHSLRQFFRLVDGELPQVTQPMVLLHSPQDHVVPPVDSARILSRVSSTDVSEILLEQSYHVATLDHDAERIFDESYAFIGRLAPSVGKKGSTTGG
- a CDS encoding lysophospholipid acyltransferase family protein; translated protein: MIYGAMKFSIGGSLKLAFRPWVEGLENIPAEGPAILASNHLSFSDSFFLPAVLDRKVTFIAKAEYFTSPGVKGKLTAAFFKGVGQLPVDRSGARGAGEAAIKAGIEVIQSGGLFGIYPEGTRSPDGRLYRGKPGGLARVALATGAPVIPVAMIDTEKIQPPGKVIPKLMRPGIRIGKPLDFSRYHGMESDRFILRSVTDEVMYEIMKLSGQEYVDIYATAAKRQLAEEKAAAEKAEKAAAKADKAEKTERPAA
- a CDS encoding ROK family glucokinase, producing MGLTIGVDIGGTKIAAGVVDEEGTILETHKVPTPSTPPAIVDAICAAVAGAGKGHVIEAVGIGAAGYVDDKRATVLFAPNIDWRHEPLKDKVEQRVGMPVVVENDANAAAWGEYRFGAGQGHEDVICITLGTGLGGGIIIGNKLRRGHFGVAAEFGHIRVVPDGLLCGCGSQGCWEQYASGRALVRYAKQRANATPENAALLLGLGDGTVEGIEGKHISTAARQGCPVAIDSFRELARWAGAGLADLASLFDPSAFIVGGGVSDEGELVLDPIRKSFRRWLIGGQWRPHAQVLAAQLGGKAGLVGAADLARQG
- a CDS encoding endonuclease/exonuclease/phosphatase family protein, encoding MAITGIPDSRTEPDGSAVIRVLSYNIRSMRDDEDALVRVIRACRPDLVFVQEAPRFFRWRKHAARLAARSELVMLSGGATATGPMLLCSLRATVERTEDVLLPHTPGLHRRGFATAVVRIGCARIGLLSCHLSLQTDERFAQSGMLLDRLTAMDVPYAIAAGDLNDRPTGRSFRRLAAELQDCWAVAPWGGEHTSTPENPHQRIDAIFATEGVEVLGCGVPLDLPGITASDLRAATDHLPVLAALRVPAVGARAA
- the macS gene encoding MacS family sensor histidine kinase, which produces MAKREHVVRMSVELPLWRALAAYRVLTMIYAVLLFVFTRGKFEHPWVAVAFLAVMTVWTLVTLPKVTNATRCTKRFLGADLAIALTGIMLTPLADAQAQTVDGPTLPTIWTAGSVLAFAIKGGWRWAGFASSFVAVANIVERGHPSRDTFHNVLLVWVASIAIGYVVEVARASELTLARALEIEAATRERERLARDIHDSVLQVLAMVQRRGTALGGEAAELGRMAGEQEVALRTLVSSGLVPTTRASEDISLGAVVRTVDVEDAPPHGPELCDLRSLLARHAGSRVTLSEPGAPVLLPAGAAAELAAAVSAALDNVRRHAGDDAQAWILVEDWPEEVIVTVRDDGPGIPEGRLAQAEGEGRLGVALSIRGRLRELGGRAELLSVPGQGTEVELKVPRGKAGT
- a CDS encoding trp operon leader peptide, producing MFAQPTQNWWWTAHPAAH
- a CDS encoding anthranilate synthase family protein, with the protein product MLISRLLDDDGPPFALLRRRTPGHDHDTVEVLIGTVHEAERLADIPVGDRPSLALVPFRQIRERGFDVRDDGTPLTVLVADECHELPLAEALERLPAHDVRVEDGAFDVDDEEYAGIVRRVIEDEIGQGEGANFVIRRTYTGRIPGFGRADALALFRRLLAGERGAYWTFVVHTGNRGPEGPSPDGRRREAGGRTLVGASPEVHVRMSGGTVVMNPISGTYRYPPEGPTPEALLGFLDDRKEREELSMVVDEELKMMCTVGDMGGVVIGPRLKEMAHLAHTEYELRGRSSLDVREVLKETMFAATVTGSPVQNACRVIERHEVGGRGYYAGALALIGRSAGGGREGQVGAQTLDSPILIRTADIDADGSLRVPVGATLVRHSDPAGEVAETHAKAAGVLAALGVRPGRPQEQAERPKLADDPRVRAALDARRADLAPFWLRMQERCAQLTGHALVVDAEDTFTAMLAHLLRSSGLEVTVRRYDEPGLRETVRAHEGPVVLGPGPGDPADAGDPKMRFLRALAADLLREHRHGLLGVCLGHELMAAELGLEIVRKDAPHQGAQERIDFFGREETVGFYNSFTARCDEKTAAELATHRIELSRDEASGEVHAMRGPGFAGLQFHPESVLTTDGAALTAALLAGVLVG
- a CDS encoding DUF5304 domain-containing protein, coding for MSDATERPAVDDDAWAKACAEDLEAEKARRRAQSGATPGSAGEELRKLLDAVADKVSSFQTSLPGMAAQNAVQQLVNQAKSAVEPVIERNPEIFDHLAAAGGELLAAYRSAVEGHERRWTQGPNSSADAKDPRDEGPGPSEHVDLD
- a CDS encoding class II 3-deoxy-7-phosphoheptulonate synthase; this encodes MTVNAKTTAAGGNTWRDLPAAQQPEYPDAEALRDVIADLESYPPLVFAGECDQLRARLGAVAKGEAFLLQGGDCAEAFDAVSADQIRNKLKTLLQMGAVLTYAASVPVVKVGRIAGQYSKPRSKPTETRDGLTLPTYRGDSVNGFDFTEAARIPDPERLKRMYNASSATLNLVRAFTTGGYADLRQVHAWNQDFVKTSPSGQRYEQLAREIDNALNFMKACGTDPAEFRTVEFYASHEALLLDYESALTRVDSRTGDLYDVSGHMVWIGERTRQLDGAHIEFAARIRNPIGVKLGPTTTVDEALQYIDKLDPEREPGRLTFVVRMGADKVRDKLPELVDKVTASGATVAWVTDPMHGNTFEAASGHKTRRFDDVLDEVKGFFEVHKALGTHPGGIHVELTGDDVTECVGGGDEIFVDDLHQRYETACDPRLNRSQSLDLAFLVAEMYRDQ
- a CDS encoding response regulator transcription factor: MTNQQAGGRTDPQTDRQTIRVMVVDDHPMWRDAVARDLAAAGFDVVATAGDGPQAVRRAKAVAPDVLVLDLNLPGMPGVQVCKELVGSHPALRVLVLSASGEHADVLEAVKSGATGYLLKSASTEELTDAVRRTAVGDPVFTPGLAGLVLGEYRRLASEPVPASGGDEPKAPQLTERETEVLRLVAKGLSYKQIAERLVISHRTVQNHVQNTLGKLQLHNRVELVRYAIERGLDDA
- a CDS encoding 6-phosphofructokinase, producing the protein MRVGVLTGGGDCPGLNAVIRGVVRKGVQEYAYEFVGYRDGWRGPLEGDTVPLDIPAVRGILPRGGTILGSSRTNPLKAENGIRRIKDNLAKAEVDALIAIGGEDTLGVAARLHDEYGIKCVGVPKTIDNDLSATDYTFGFDTAVGIATEAIDRLHTTAESHMRVLVVEVMGRHAGWIALHSGLAGGANVILIPEQRFDVDQVCAWVTSRFKASYAPIVVVAEGAMPKDGEAVLKDGTLDSFGHVRLSGVGEWLAKEIERRTGKEARTTVLGHVQRGGTPSAFDRWLATRFGLHAIDAVRDGDFGKMVALQGTDIVRVPIAEATARLKTVDPKLYEEVGVFFG